One Undibacter mobilis genomic region harbors:
- a CDS encoding carboxylate-amine ligase — protein sequence MYTIGLEEEFFVFDASTRRAVRRLDKRFLARVKQTLGKSVTTEMLQSQIETVTPVCETLSEARAHLSRLRQGLADAARERGLGIAAMGTFPLAFWPEMTPTRKERYGPIMDDLQMIGQRNMMCGLHIHVAVPDLDTRINLMMRLTPYLPVLLALSTSSPFWQGHLTGLTGYRLAAYDELPRTGLPELFRTNQDYDEYIAALVGAGIIPDASYIWWAIRPSVAHPTLELRIADSCTRLEDAIAIAALFRCLVRALDRDRGVNAGFDRVGRAITAENKWHAQRHGIAATFVEPFSRQPITLDQWLADIRTLIGPDIEAFGCGAEIAHLDRIVAEGTSGDRQIAMFKQASAAGRPRLHAIRAVIDWAAAETLATGELASAA from the coding sequence ATGTATACGATCGGGCTGGAAGAGGAATTCTTTGTTTTCGATGCGTCGACACGGCGTGCGGTGCGCCGTCTCGACAAGCGTTTCCTTGCGCGCGTGAAACAGACGCTGGGCAAATCCGTCACCACCGAGATGCTGCAGTCGCAGATCGAGACGGTGACGCCGGTGTGCGAAACCTTGAGCGAAGCACGCGCGCATCTGTCGAGGCTGCGGCAGGGGCTCGCCGATGCCGCGCGCGAGCGCGGTCTCGGCATTGCCGCCATGGGGACCTTCCCGCTCGCCTTCTGGCCGGAAATGACGCCGACACGAAAAGAGCGCTACGGCCCAATCATGGACGACCTGCAGATGATCGGGCAGCGCAATATGATGTGCGGCCTGCATATCCATGTCGCGGTGCCCGATCTCGACACCCGCATCAATCTCATGATGCGGCTGACGCCGTATCTTCCGGTCCTGCTAGCGCTGTCGACGTCGTCGCCCTTCTGGCAGGGTCACCTCACCGGCCTAACCGGCTATCGGCTGGCGGCCTACGACGAACTGCCGCGTACCGGCTTGCCCGAACTATTCCGCACCAACCAGGACTACGACGAATATATCGCGGCTTTGGTCGGTGCCGGCATCATCCCGGACGCCAGTTACATCTGGTGGGCGATCCGGCCTTCGGTGGCGCACCCGACCCTCGAACTGCGCATCGCCGACAGTTGTACGCGGCTGGAGGACGCCATCGCCATTGCCGCGCTGTTTCGGTGCCTCGTGCGCGCGCTCGATCGCGACCGCGGTGTCAATGCCGGCTTCGACCGGGTCGGCCGCGCCATCACCGCCGAAAACAAATGGCACGCGCAGCGCCACGGCATCGCCGCGACCTTCGTCGAGCCGTTCTCGCGTCAGCCGATCACCCTGGACCAATGGCTTGCCGACATCCGCACGCTCATCGGGCCGGACATCGAGGCCTTTGGCTGCGGCGCCGAAATCGCCCATCTCGACCGTATCGTCGCCGAGGGCACCAGCGGCGACCGCCAGATTGCGATGTTCAAACAGGCGAGCGCCGCCGGCCGGCCCCGCCTCCATGCCATCCGTGCGGTCATCGACTGGGCAGCCGCCGAAACCCTGGCGACGGGAGAACTCGCCTCCGCGGCCTGA
- a CDS encoding YitT family protein: MLAIITGTLFISFALAVFKLAGLLTGSTAGVAFLVFYTTGLPFGAVFFVINLPFYILAFLRMGWRFTAKTFVAVALTSVMTELHIRFIHITDVNPFYAAVFGGLLMGVGFIVLFRHQASLGGVNILALYVQDRYGVRAGKFQLVVDLTVLAASFFIVSPMALLASVIGACALNMVIWINHRHDRYIAWSAP; the protein is encoded by the coding sequence GTGCTGGCGATCATCACCGGCACGCTGTTCATTTCGTTCGCGCTTGCCGTGTTCAAGCTCGCCGGATTGCTCACCGGCAGCACGGCCGGGGTGGCGTTTCTGGTTTTCTACACGACCGGTCTGCCGTTCGGCGCGGTGTTCTTCGTCATCAACCTGCCGTTCTACATCCTCGCCTTTCTGCGCATGGGCTGGCGCTTCACCGCGAAGACTTTCGTTGCCGTGGCGCTGACCTCGGTCATGACCGAGCTGCACATCCGTTTCATCCACATCACGGACGTCAACCCGTTCTATGCTGCCGTGTTCGGCGGCCTGCTGATGGGCGTCGGTTTCATCGTGCTATTCCGGCATCAAGCCAGTCTGGGCGGCGTCAACATCCTCGCGCTCTATGTGCAGGACCGCTACGGCGTCCGCGCCGGAAAGTTTCAGCTTGTCGTCGATCTCACCGTGCTTGCCGCGTCGTTCTTCATCGTCAGCCCGATGGCCTTGCTGGCCTCGGTGATCGGCGCCTGCGCGCTCAACATGGTGATCTGGATCAACCACCGGCACGATCGCTACATTGCGTGGTCGGCGCCTTAG
- a CDS encoding M48 family metalloprotease, with product MELTGLPNRTVSPAPAGARRHLRRALGLVTAAALALAGVGPVAPPPAAAQQRGGGPSVIRDTEIENLLRDYAAPILRAAGLTQQNVRVIVLNDRSFNAFVMDGRHIFINAGALFDAKTPNEVIGVFAHETGHLAGGHLLKLREQLARAQTASIIALLLGAGAAVAGGGNAGAAAIMAPQAAIQRSLLAYVRTQEDQADHAGVKFLNASHQSARGMIELFKRLSNDALFNSRYVDPYLQTHPMPQERVAALEVIAKQSPYFDVKDPPALQARHDMMRAKLAGFLERPDTVARRYPSSDQSMPARYARAIAAYRHADLRNALAQIDSLIQAQPANAYFYELKGQALLEAGRGTEAIAPLRRAVQLAGSAPLIQVMLAQALINTNNPATAEEAVGLLNTALAREPTIPEAYDQLAMAYGRKGDLGRADLAAAQAALNRGDLKTARQIAARAKARLPVGSPPWVRANDITNDKPQSANARN from the coding sequence ATGGAATTGACGGGCTTACCTAACAGGACCGTTTCTCCCGCGCCAGCGGGCGCTCGCCGCCACCTTCGGCGGGCCCTCGGCCTTGTGACCGCCGCTGCGCTCGCGCTGGCCGGAGTCGGTCCCGTGGCACCGCCGCCTGCGGCCGCACAACAGCGCGGCGGCGGCCCGTCCGTCATTCGCGACACCGAAATCGAGAATCTGTTGCGCGACTATGCCGCGCCGATCCTGCGCGCGGCCGGGCTCACCCAGCAGAATGTCCGCGTCATCGTACTCAACGACCGCTCCTTCAATGCCTTCGTCATGGACGGCCGCCACATCTTCATCAATGCCGGCGCCCTGTTCGACGCCAAGACGCCGAACGAAGTCATCGGCGTGTTCGCCCATGAAACCGGCCACCTTGCCGGCGGCCACCTGTTGAAACTGCGTGAGCAGCTGGCGCGCGCGCAGACCGCCTCGATCATCGCGCTGCTGCTCGGCGCCGGCGCCGCGGTGGCGGGCGGCGGCAATGCCGGCGCGGCCGCGATCATGGCGCCGCAGGCGGCGATCCAGCGCTCGCTGCTTGCTTATGTCCGCACACAGGAAGACCAGGCCGATCATGCCGGCGTGAAGTTTCTCAACGCCTCGCACCAGTCGGCGCGCGGCATGATCGAACTGTTCAAGCGGCTGTCGAACGATGCGCTGTTCAACTCGCGCTATGTCGATCCCTATTTGCAGACCCACCCGATGCCGCAGGAACGCGTCGCGGCGCTGGAAGTGATCGCCAAGCAGAGCCCCTATTTCGACGTCAAGGATCCGCCGGCCCTGCAGGCCCGCCACGACATGATGCGTGCCAAGCTCGCGGGCTTTCTCGAGCGGCCCGACACCGTGGCGCGGCGCTATCCGTCGAGCGATCAAAGCATGCCGGCGCGCTATGCCCGCGCGATCGCCGCCTATCGTCACGCCGATTTGCGCAATGCGCTGGCCCAGATCGACAGCCTGATCCAGGCGCAACCGGCCAACGCCTATTTCTACGAACTCAAGGGCCAGGCCTTGCTCGAGGCCGGCCGCGGCACAGAGGCGATCGCACCGCTGCGCCGCGCCGTGCAACTGGCGGGCAGCGCGCCCCTCATTCAGGTGATGCTGGCGCAAGCCCTCATTAATACCAATAATCCCGCCACCGCCGAGGAAGCGGTCGGCCTTCTGAACACGGCGCTGGCCCGCGAACCGACCATTCCCGAGGCCTATGACCAGCTCGCCATGGCTTATGGCCGCAAAGGCGATCTCGGCCGCGCCGATCTGGCCGCGGCGCAAGCTGCCCTTAACCGGGGCGATCTAAAAACAGCCCGGCAGATCGCCGCCCGCGCCAAGGCGCGGCTGCCGGTCGGCTCGCCGCCCTGGGTCCGCGCCAACGATATTACCAATGACAAGCCGCAATCCGCCAATGCCCGCAATTGA
- a CDS encoding DsbA family protein, with protein MKTGSRLAAICAGLFALAMTQQVSAAEFTAPQRDEIGAIVREYLIAHPEVLQEAMAELEKRQQTAEVEKHKAAVKEHAEAIFSSKRQVTLGNPKGDVTLVEFFDYNCGYCKRAMEDMMALLKDPNLKVVLKEFPVLGPGSVEAAQVAVAMRMQDPTGKKYLDFHQKLLGGRGQADKSHAMAAAKAAGADMARLEKDIASQEVRDTLQESFKLAEALGMNGTPSYVIGSDVVIGAVGLPALQEKVNNARCGKATC; from the coding sequence ATGAAAACCGGAAGCCGCCTCGCCGCCATCTGCGCCGGCCTGTTTGCGCTCGCCATGACGCAGCAGGTCTCCGCCGCCGAATTCACGGCCCCGCAGCGCGACGAGATTGGCGCGATCGTGCGCGAATATCTGATCGCCCACCCGGAAGTCCTGCAGGAGGCGATGGCCGAGCTCGAAAAGCGCCAGCAGACCGCGGAGGTCGAGAAACACAAGGCCGCCGTGAAGGAGCATGCCGAAGCGATCTTCTCGTCGAAGCGGCAGGTCACGCTCGGCAATCCGAAGGGCGACGTCACGCTCGTCGAGTTCTTCGATTACAACTGCGGCTACTGCAAGCGCGCCATGGAAGACATGATGGCGCTGCTGAAGGATCCAAACCTGAAGGTCGTGCTCAAGGAATTCCCGGTGCTCGGACCCGGCTCGGTAGAGGCGGCGCAGGTTGCGGTCGCAATGCGCATGCAGGATCCGACCGGCAAGAAATATCTCGACTTCCATCAGAAGCTGCTCGGCGGCCGCGGCCAGGCCGACAAGTCGCATGCCATGGCCGCCGCCAAGGCCGCCGGCGCCGACATGGCGCGGCTGGAGAAGGACATCGCGAGCCAGGAAGTGCGCGACACGCTGCAGGAGAGCTTCAAGCTCGCCGAGGCGCTCGGCATGAATGGCACGCCGAGCTACGTCATCGGCAGCGATGTCGTCATCGGCGCCGTCGGTCTCCCTGCGCTGCAGGAAAAGGTCAACAACGCGCGCTGCGGCAAGGCGACGTGCTAA
- a CDS encoding pyridoxal phosphate-dependent aminotransferase → MLDKAKNLILPSRRSDVPPFIVMDVMAAAAQVEAQGRHVVHMEVGQPFQPAPKTALEAARAALSGRIAYTEALGMPSLRGRIARHYADTYGLDLDPARVVVTTGSSGGFMLAFLSLFEAGDRVALANPGYPPYRHILTALGCEPVLIETSAATRWVMSPEALLAAHRDKPLAGLLIASPANPTGTMMDKESLGRLIAAAEAEGIKVISDEIYHGLDYAFAAETAAKLTDHAVIINSFSKYFCMTGWRVGWLVMPEALTRSVERLQQNFAISVPALSQIAAEAAFDGRDEMDAVKHVYEANRRVLVDGLPKAGLDKFLPVDGGFYLYADVSRFSNDSLDFAKRMLNEAGVAATPGIDFDPVNGHNYLRFCYAGSTPEMHEAVQRIGAWLNR, encoded by the coding sequence ATGCTCGACAAGGCGAAAAACCTCATTCTGCCGTCACGGCGCAGCGACGTGCCGCCCTTCATCGTCATGGATGTGATGGCGGCGGCGGCGCAGGTCGAGGCGCAGGGCCGCCACGTCGTCCATATGGAGGTTGGCCAGCCATTCCAGCCGGCACCGAAGACGGCGCTGGAAGCGGCGCGCGCGGCGCTTTCCGGCCGCATCGCCTATACCGAGGCGCTCGGCATGCCGTCGCTGCGCGGCCGCATCGCGCGTCACTATGCCGACACCTACGGCCTCGATCTCGATCCGGCGCGTGTGGTGGTCACGACCGGCTCATCCGGCGGCTTCATGCTGGCCTTTCTGTCGCTGTTCGAGGCTGGAGACAGGGTGGCGCTCGCCAATCCCGGATACCCGCCGTACCGCCACATCCTCACCGCGCTCGGCTGCGAGCCGGTGCTGATCGAGACCTCTGCCGCGACCCGATGGGTCATGTCGCCGGAGGCGCTGCTCGCGGCGCACCGGGACAAGCCGCTCGCTGGCCTCCTGATCGCAAGCCCGGCCAATCCGACCGGCACGATGATGGACAAGGAGAGTCTGGGGCGCCTCATCGCTGCGGCAGAAGCCGAAGGCATCAAGGTGATCTCCGACGAGATCTATCACGGGCTCGATTATGCCTTCGCTGCGGAGACGGCGGCCAAGCTCACCGATCACGCCGTGATCATCAATTCGTTTTCGAAATATTTCTGCATGACCGGCTGGCGCGTCGGCTGGCTGGTGATGCCGGAAGCGCTGACGCGCTCGGTCGAGCGGCTGCAGCAGAACTTTGCCATCTCGGTGCCGGCGCTGTCGCAGATTGCCGCCGAAGCGGCTTTCGACGGCCGCGACGAGATGGATGCCGTCAAGCATGTCTACGAAGCGAACCGGCGGGTTCTTGTCGATGGCTTGCCGAAAGCCGGCCTCGACAAGTTTCTTCCTGTCGATGGCGGGTTCTATCTCTATGCCGATGTGTCACGCTTCTCCAATGACAGCCTCGATTTCGCCAAGCGCATGCTGAACGAGGCGGGCGTTGCGGCGACGCCGGGCATCGACTTCGATCCGGTCAACGGCCACAACTATCTGCGCTTCTGCTACGCCGGCTCGACGCCCGAGATGCACGAGGCCGTGCAGCGGATCGGAGCGTGGCTCAATCGCTGA
- a CDS encoding polyhydroxyalkanoate depolymerase produces the protein MLYQTYQAQSDFFDPLRKFAALAADSVGAQLNGALRPSFWGNLGAGYELIARATLTHSRPSYGIDSVTVGNQEVAVTEEAADVTPFGTLLHFKKDIDQAQPRVLIIAPLSGHFATLLRATVRTMLAEHDVYITDWHNARDVPLSAGDFGFEDYTAHLIRFLDKIGPGAHMMAVCQPCVSALVAASVMAQGDHPAQPRSMTLMAGPIDTRIQPTKVNELAKSKSIKWFEENMIATVPARYAGAGRRVYPGFVQLMAFMSMNMDRHLKAHRELYENIAKGNTEKAEQTKAFYDEYFAVLDLAAEFYLETVQLVFQEHTLPLGQLTYQGQKVEPAAIKRTMLFTVEGERDDICAVGQTLAAHDLCTSLRPYRKRHYMQAGVGHYGVFSGKSWQNQIYPQVKNVILQSD, from the coding sequence ATGCTCTATCAAACCTATCAAGCGCAGTCGGATTTCTTCGATCCATTGCGCAAATTTGCGGCTTTGGCTGCGGACTCCGTCGGGGCACAGCTCAACGGCGCGCTGCGGCCGTCGTTCTGGGGCAATCTCGGCGCCGGTTATGAACTGATCGCACGCGCCACTCTCACTCACAGCCGGCCGAGCTACGGCATCGACAGTGTCACCGTCGGTAATCAGGAAGTCGCGGTCACCGAAGAGGCGGCCGATGTGACGCCGTTCGGCACGCTGCTTCATTTCAAGAAAGACATCGATCAGGCCCAGCCGCGCGTGCTCATCATCGCGCCGCTGTCCGGGCATTTCGCGACGCTGTTGCGTGCGACCGTGCGCACCATGCTGGCCGAGCACGACGTCTACATCACCGACTGGCACAATGCGCGCGACGTGCCTTTGTCGGCCGGCGACTTCGGCTTCGAGGATTATACGGCGCATCTCATCCGCTTCCTCGACAAGATCGGGCCGGGCGCGCATATGATGGCGGTGTGTCAGCCTTGCGTATCGGCGCTGGTCGCGGCGAGCGTGATGGCGCAAGGCGATCATCCGGCGCAGCCGCGGTCTATGACGCTGATGGCCGGGCCGATCGACACCCGCATCCAGCCGACCAAGGTCAATGAGCTCGCCAAGAGCAAGTCGATCAAATGGTTCGAAGAGAACATGATCGCCACGGTGCCGGCGCGCTATGCCGGCGCGGGCCGGCGGGTTTATCCGGGTTTCGTTCAGCTGATGGCCTTCATGTCGATGAACATGGACCGGCATCTCAAGGCGCATCGCGAGCTCTATGAGAACATCGCCAAGGGCAACACCGAGAAAGCCGAGCAGACCAAGGCGTTTTACGACGAATATTTCGCCGTGCTCGATCTTGCCGCCGAATTCTATCTCGAGACCGTGCAACTGGTGTTCCAGGAGCATACGCTGCCGCTCGGCCAGTTGACCTATCAGGGTCAGAAGGTGGAGCCGGCGGCGATCAAGCGCACCATGTTGTTTACGGTCGAAGGCGAGCGCGACGACATCTGCGCGGTGGGACAGACGCTCGCGGCGCATGATCTGTGCACGTCGCTGCGACCCTATCGCAAGCGGCATTACATGCAGGCCGGTGTCGGCCATTACGGCGTTTTTTCCGGCAAGAGCTGGCAGAACCAGATCTATCCGCAGGTCAAGAACGTCATTTTGCAGAGCGACTGA
- the accB gene encoding acetyl-CoA carboxylase biotin carboxyl carrier protein gives MAKPPKSPLVDRELIQELSKLLDETGLTEIEIEQDGQRIRVARGSVAVSAAPAPRAVAAVPQPITESVSKPLDPAKHPGVVASPMVGTAYGAPEPGARPYIEVGAKVKSGETLLIIEAMKTMNQIPAPRAGTVTQILFEDGQPVEFGEPLVIIE, from the coding sequence ATGGCAAAACCGCCGAAATCGCCACTGGTCGACCGCGAGCTCATTCAGGAGCTGTCGAAGCTGCTCGACGAGACTGGATTGACCGAAATCGAGATCGAGCAGGACGGCCAGCGCATCCGCGTCGCCCGCGGCAGCGTCGCCGTGTCCGCCGCGCCGGCGCCGCGCGCGGTGGCCGCCGTGCCGCAGCCGATCACTGAATCCGTTTCGAAGCCGCTCGATCCCGCCAAGCACCCGGGCGTCGTCGCCTCGCCGATGGTCGGCACGGCCTATGGCGCGCCGGAGCCGGGCGCCCGGCCCTATATCGAAGTCGGCGCCAAGGTGAAGTCCGGCGAGACGCTGCTCATCATCGAAGCGATGAAGACCATGAACCAGATCCCGGCGCCGCGCGCGGGCACGGTGACGCAGATCCTGTTCGAGGATGGTCAGCCGGTCGAGTTCGGCGAACCGCTGGTGATTATCGAGTGA
- the ampC gene encoding class C beta-lactamase: MTAVLAVVTSTLTPAALAAAEAPEKLAATVERTIRPLLAQHDVPGIAVGVTVGGQQYFFTYGVASKELQTPVTKDTLFEIGSISKTFAATLAAYGVVTGKLSLDDHPGQHMPALKGTAVDKATMLHLGTYTAGGLPLLFPGAIKSEADATAFLQKWKSSAAPGTQRRYSNPSLGLFGHVAALAMKGDYTDLVEREILPKLGLAHSYIRVPQAAMADYAWGYDRTNKPVRAGTAPFAAEAYGIKASAADMIRYIEANIRPDNLDPLIRRAIEGTHVGYFKVGDMVQGLGWEQYPYPVPLERLLAGNSDKMIFEPNAATALKPPRAPSGPTLFNKTGSTRGFGAYAAFVPEKQIGVVILSNRNMPIAARIAAAHAVLEAIADGK, translated from the coding sequence ATGACGGCCGTGCTGGCTGTCGTAACAAGCACATTGACCCCGGCCGCACTTGCTGCCGCCGAAGCGCCCGAGAAGCTCGCCGCAACGGTCGAGCGCACCATCCGTCCCCTGCTCGCGCAACATGACGTGCCCGGCATCGCCGTCGGCGTGACCGTGGGCGGGCAACAATACTTCTTCACCTATGGCGTCGCCTCCAAGGAGTTGCAGACGCCGGTGACGAAGGACACGCTGTTCGAGATCGGCTCGATCAGCAAGACCTTCGCGGCGACGCTGGCCGCTTATGGCGTGGTGACCGGCAAACTGTCGCTGGACGACCACCCCGGCCAGCACATGCCGGCGTTGAAAGGCACTGCCGTCGACAAGGCGACCATGCTTCATCTCGGCACCTACACCGCGGGCGGTTTGCCGTTGCTGTTTCCCGGCGCCATCAAGTCCGAAGCCGATGCAACGGCCTTCCTGCAAAAGTGGAAATCGTCAGCGGCGCCCGGCACGCAGCGGCGCTATTCCAATCCGAGCCTCGGCCTGTTCGGCCATGTCGCCGCGCTGGCGATGAAGGGCGACTATACCGACCTTGTCGAACGCGAGATCCTTCCCAAACTCGGCCTCGCCCATAGCTACATCCGCGTCCCGCAGGCGGCGATGGCCGACTATGCGTGGGGCTACGACCGCACCAACAAGCCGGTCCGCGCCGGCACGGCGCCCTTCGCGGCGGAAGCCTACGGCATCAAGGCCTCAGCCGCCGACATGATCCGCTACATCGAGGCCAACATCCGGCCTGACAATCTCGACCCGTTGATACGCCGCGCCATCGAAGGCACGCATGTCGGCTACTTCAAGGTCGGCGATATGGTGCAGGGCCTCGGCTGGGAGCAATATCCCTACCCCGTCCCGCTGGAGCGGCTTCTGGCTGGCAACAGTGACAAGATGATTTTCGAGCCGAATGCGGCCACGGCACTCAAGCCGCCGCGCGCGCCGTCAGGCCCGACCTTGTTCAACAAGACCGGATCGACCCGGGGCTTCGGCGCCTACGCCGCCTTCGTGCCGGAAAAACAGATCGGCGTCGTCATCCTGTCCAACCGCAACATGCCGATAGCGGCGCGCATCGCGGCGGCACATGCGGTGCTCGAGGCCATTGCCGACGGAAAGTAA
- the aroQ gene encoding type II 3-dehydroquinate dehydratase — MAQTIYVLNGPNLNMLGVREPAKYGSATLKDVESLCADTCKRFGLDMVFRQSNIEGELVTFIQEARINKASGIVINPAAYTHTSVAILDALTLTELPVIEIHITNVHQRESFRHHSYVSKVARGVLAGFGVQGYALAIEGLAGMIGAKER; from the coding sequence ATGGCCCAGACGATCTACGTCCTCAACGGACCCAACCTGAACATGCTCGGCGTGCGAGAACCGGCGAAGTACGGCTCGGCCACGCTCAAGGATGTCGAGAGCCTGTGCGCCGACACCTGCAAGCGTTTCGGCCTCGACATGGTGTTCAGGCAATCGAACATCGAGGGCGAGCTCGTCACCTTCATTCAGGAAGCCCGCATCAACAAGGCGTCCGGCATCGTCATCAACCCGGCCGCCTATACCCACACCTCGGTCGCCATCCTGGACGCGCTGACGCTGACCGAGCTTCCGGTGATCGAAATCCACATTACCAACGTCCACCAGCGTGAAAGCTTCCGTCACCACTCCTATGTATCGAAGGTGGCGCGCGGCGTGCTTGCGGGCTTCGGCGTCCAAGGCTACGCGCTGGCCATCGAAGGCCTCGCCGGCATGATCGGCGCTAAGGAACGTTAA
- a CDS encoding glutathione S-transferase family protein encodes MDSFAPAKATLTIASKNYGSWSMRGWLLCKFAGLDFDEQPVGSDDPSTRAELLLLSPSFLVPALTHDGVKIWDTLAIAEYLSENVPNCTLLPNDRADRAHCRSVSGEMHSGFTNLRSALPMNLKARHPGFKVWVGAQADIERVISIWRECLAKSKGPFLFGDTPTMADAMFAPVVTRFITYDVKLDSDCAAYCQAIMNLPAVKEWIEGALAEPDEVVELDVEF; translated from the coding sequence ATGGATTCGTTCGCGCCTGCGAAAGCCACCCTCACCATCGCCAGCAAGAACTACGGTTCGTGGTCGATGCGCGGCTGGCTGTTGTGCAAATTCGCCGGGCTCGATTTCGACGAGCAGCCGGTGGGCAGCGACGATCCCTCGACGCGCGCCGAACTCTTGCTGCTGTCGCCCTCCTTCCTGGTGCCGGCGCTGACACATGACGGCGTGAAGATCTGGGACACGCTCGCGATCGCCGAATATCTCAGCGAGAACGTTCCGAACTGCACGCTATTACCCAATGACCGCGCCGACCGTGCGCATTGCCGTTCGGTCAGCGGCGAGATGCATTCCGGCTTCACCAATCTGCGCTCGGCGCTGCCGATGAATCTGAAAGCCCGGCACCCCGGCTTCAAGGTCTGGGTTGGCGCGCAGGCCGACATCGAACGCGTCATCTCGATCTGGCGCGAGTGCCTGGCCAAAAGCAAAGGCCCGTTCCTGTTCGGCGACACGCCGACCATGGCTGACGCGATGTTCGCGCCGGTGGTGACGCGCTTCATCACCTACGACGTCAAGCTCGATTCCGATTGCGCTGCCTATTGCCAGGCGATCATGAACCTGCCGGCGGTGAAGGAATGGATCGAAGGCGCGCTGGCCGAGCCGGACGAAGTGGTCGAACTCGACGTCGAGTTCTGA